From the genome of Kiritimatiellales bacterium:
CTGCAGATTATTCTCGGACAAGTTTAATGCCTGTTCCGCGTGTTACAGAACGCGGACGAAATATTTCCTGCAGCTGTTCAGCCGCTTCCGGCGCCGCATTGCGGTGAGTGATGATCAGCTCGTCGAGATGATTGACCCCGTGCTGCTGCAAAAAACGAACGGTGCGCGCAGTTTGAAAGCGGCTGCCGGCAGTGGCAAGAATCCAGCCGCGATCCGGCGTACGTATGGCAATAGCGGAATCCACCGGACGATGGAGTTCGATCTGTTTCGCCGGTGCATAATTGATCGCCGGCCAAAGCAGTACGGAACAACCAATCAGCGCGATGGAAATTTTGCGCAGCCGCACCGGTCCGGTAAAAAGAGATGAAAATCCGGCGTACCATAAGATCACGCTGAGCGCCGGCGGCGTTTGTACAAAAAACCGCTCGCCGGGAACAGCGGCAAGCCATTGGGTTCCGGCGATGAGAACGGAGGTGAAGATGCGGTTGGCGTGATTGAACATCAGTGCCGCCGGTGGAAAAATGATCCCGGTGAGCAGCGAAAAACAACCGGTGAGCACGATCACAAACGTGAGCGGTATGACGCCGAGATTGCCGGCGATGGCGGCAGGCGAGACGGTGTTGAAATAACGTGCGGAGAGCGGCATGGAAAAAATCCACGCGGCGATGGACGTGAGGAGCAGCAGCCCGGCGGCTTTGAACATTCGCGCACCGGATGTTTTGAAGGCCGCAGTCCAGTGCGGGCGGATACGCCGCATGACAAAGCTGTGCACCATGACGAGACCGCAAACTACAATAAATGAGAGCAGGAAGCCGGGATCAGAAATCTGTTCGGGACCGATGACGAGCAGAATAATGGCCGCGGCGGCGAGCGCCGACGGCACATCGGGACGGCGACCGAACAGCAGCGCCAGGAAATAGATGGATGCCATGGTGAAAGCACGCAGTGCGCTGGCCTTCATGCCGGTGGAAGCGACATAAATGAACAGTGCCGGAATTAAAAAAACTCCCCACCACCGGCGCGAAATTCCGGCGGTTTTCAGCGCGCCGGCCAGGATCGCCGCCATAACGCCGACGTGCAGCCCGGAGATGGCAAAAATGTGAAACATGCCGGTGTATGAAAATGCGCGGTACAATGAATCCGGCAGTGAGCGGCGGAGTCCGAGCAGCAGTGCTTCGAGCAGACGCAGATTTTCCTGTGCACCCTCCATTTCCGCCGCAATAATTTTTGCAGCGGCGCGGCGCGCGGAATAACAGCGCGCAAGAAATCTGTTTTTTGCGGCGGCAAGACACATCGCGTCACTCGCAGAGAAATAACCGGAGAGCCCGCTGAATGTTTTTGGATATGCGGTGTAGCTGCCGGCAAACTCCCATTCTTCACCGTACGCCGGCGCTTGCGCCGGACGGCTCAGATAAATCTGAACGGCACTGTTTTCTTTAAGCCATTCGCCGGTAAAATTTACCGCGCTGACGCGCAGACGAAACACGGTTTGGCCATCCATGTCCGCCGGATCGTCCATGATAATTCCACGAATGTGCTGCCGGCTTGCGGCTGTTTCGGCGTGCAGTAATGCGGCCGGTTTAAACTCGGTGCGAATGCCGATCACTGCGGCGGCAAGAATGGAAAATGTGAGGTAGATAAAAACCGATGGAGCTGAACGTAGACGCGACGAGGACGTCGCGTCTGTTTCCCAGAAGCAACCCATGAGCAGAAAAAAACCGGCGGCGAGCAATAACAGCGGATGAATTTGAAAAACCTGTTCAAGCCAGAGTCCGGCGGCAATAGATAAAGCAATTCCCATGAGCGGGCGCCGTACCGGTTGCATTCAGGCTCCTTTCGCCGGTCAGTTTTTCATCGAATCGAGCAGGCTCGGGCGTTTCGGCATCTCGATTTGGAAAATACGATCTGTCCGGCGACGCTCAATTTCATGCCGGCGGAGAGTTTCAATCGCGCGGCGGGTTTCGGCATCGGCGAGGAAGTCGACATAAACACGAAATTCATCGGTTTCGCGGATGGGGTCGAAGCCGGGGCTTTGAATCCAGCCGGCGACAACCGGGCTGCCGTAAAGGCTGGCGGCCTGACCGAGATAGCTAACGGCGCGCTCGGCGTTAACGAGCTGTGCATAGCTGATCGCAAGCCACTTGAACGATTCTTCGTCCGGTGCGTTGCGCGCGAGATCAACATAATGCGGTGCAGCGTTTGTCCAGTCACCGCGCGAACTCAGAATAGCGGAAGCACCGCGCAGCGCGGTGATGTTGCGGTGATCCAGACTGAGAATGTGTTGATAAACGTCGAGCGCTCCGTCCAGATCATCATCTTCGATACGCAACTGTGCTGCGATTTCAAGTACCGGAATGCTGTCCGGCCGCAGTTCGAGCAGACGGCGGGCGACGGTGATCGCGGCGGCGGTGTAATCCGCATATTGCAGCGTCTGCAGAAAGCGGATCTGCATATTGACATCCGAGCTGTCTTGATGCATCAATTTTACTGCGAGCGGAACGGCCTCGGCATATTTTTCTTCACGGAGCAGCTGAGTGAACAGCAGCTGCAGCGCTTCGCGGTTTTCCGGCGAGGCTTGCAGAGTTTGTTGTAAACGTTCAACCGCTTCTCCTTCTATGCCTCTGCGCTGAAGCGCCGCTTTTGCCGCATTCAAATTACGGTTCGCCGCATCCCACCGGATCATCTGTTGTTCAATTCCGGCAGTTAAACTTTCGGCATCGATCACTTCCAACTGCTGTGCGACTGCGCCGCCGGTGCCGATCTCACGTAACCGCTGGGCATGCTCCGCCCATCTCTGCTTCTGTGCTTCGGTCGGGTTTTCCAGGTGCCTGGTAATGGTTTTTACCATGATTACTCCGCCGCCGATTGCCGCAACAATAATGATGGCGCGCACCCACAGAAGGCAGATATGATATACGCCGACGCGGTTACTGCTTTCTCGCAAGCGCGGCGGTTTGTGTCGCGACGTCAACTTCTGTGCCGGAGAAATAGACTGTTCGCGCAATAAATCATCGAGCGGCTTTTCCGGGATTTGCTGCGTATAAAAACTGCTGTCCGGCACCTGGTGCCGTTTACTGAAATGTCCGGATGGTTTTGGTGGTTTCATAATTAAAAAGCGGGAGCAGTATGCATCGGGAATGCTGAATGTTCAATTATCAATTTTCACTCTCCGATTGTTCACTGAGTGTTAAATTTTGGAAATTGAATATTGAACATGATTGATTCATAGTGCCTGCATGCAACTGATCATCCTTATGTTTCTCGCGGTTTTGATTATGCTGATCCTCATTCAGCTTGCCGGCGCGCTGCGCAGTACGGCGCGGCAGGACGCCCAGATTGACATGCTCACCAAAAACTTAACCTCCCTCACCGATCAGGTCGAGGCGCGCGGACGGAAAAGCGAAGAGGCTGTTCAGACGCAAATGGAAAAGCTGATTGAACGGCTGATCACGATTGATAAGGCGCAGGCAAAAATCGCCGAACTTTCCGGCAGTGTCGTCAGTCTGCAGGAAGTGCTTGCAGACAAACGTTCGCGCGGCGCATTCGGCGAAGTACAGCTCAACGCACTCATCTCAAACATTCTCCCGCCGAACAGCTATGCCTTTCAATATACGTTTCCCAACGGCGTACGCGCCGACTGTGTGCTGATACTTCCGCCGCCCACCGGCACCGTTTGCATCGATTCCAAGTTCCCGCTCGAAAATTTTCAAAAAATGACCGATATCTCGCAGCCGGAATCTGAGCGCCGTGCGGCGGAAACTCAATTTAAGGCCGACATCCGCAAACATATTAAAGACATCGCCGGCAAATATATTATTCCCGGCGCAACTGCCGACGGCGCCATGATGTTTATTCCTGCTGAAGCTGTCTTTGCCGAAATTCATGCGCACCATCCCGACCTCGTGCAGGAAGCGCAGCGGGCGCGCGTCTGGATGGCATCGCCGACAACGATGATGGCGGTGCTGACCACTGCGAACGCTGTGCTGAAAGACGAGAAAACGCGGAAGCAGGTGCATATTATTCAGGAGCACCTCAATATGCTCGCCAAAGATTTCAGCCGGTTTCAAACCCGCATGGACAGTTTGGCAAAACGCATTGACCTCGCAAATACAGAGGTATCGCAAGTTCAAACCTCCGCCCGCAAAATTACCAGCCGTTTCAGCCGCATTGAAAAGGTGGATCTTTCCGGCGAGCGTGAAACATTGCCGGCAGACGGCGATGAAATTTCTGACCAGCCCGAAGACGGTGAATAAAGTTCACTTATATCAAGATCAATTTAACCGGTATTTATTTAACCGCGGATGATACGGATATAAACGGATTTCAATACAGAAGAAACAGGGAGAATTTTTCAACAAACAATTGCGAAGCACGCAAAATTTTTACCGCAGATGAACATTTAAGAGCAGTTTCGTTTTAATTTGCAAAAGGTCGCGCCGATAAATATGGGGCAGACAGGAATGTCTGCTCCACGCGGTGCGAATCGTGGTTTGAATTAATCAATACAAATCAGCTTCATTTCATATTATCCGTCCAGATTTCGACATCCGGGTGGCCGGCAAGGGCGACACCGGCGGGAATAGTTTCCGGTGTTTTTAACAACTTTTCAATCACCGGCTGCTTGGCCTGGCCGGTGGCCAGGATAACAATTTTTTTTATCCGGAACAGCAGCGCCGGAGTCACACTGATCCGGTCAGGCTTTTTCAATTTAATGACTGGAATTGCCAGCCGTTCATCGCGCAGCGCTGCATCGTTCAGATTAAACAGTGATGCTGTGTGACCGTCAGTTCCCAAACCAAGCAGGCCGAACGGAATATGCTGAATCCGGCGCAAATTGTTTTCAAATGTTTTTGCCGCGGCATCAATCGGCAGTTCTGTCCGGACGCGAACAATATGGCTGGCGCCAAAAAACGGCGCGATCACTCCGTAATTATTTTGCGGGTCTGAAACGGGAACGTAACGTTCGTCGCTGAGAAACAGAGTTCCTTGCGTACAAATTTTTTCGCCGGCAAAACGCCGGTAGAGTTCCAGCGGTGTTTCTCCGCCGGAAAGCATCAGCCCGTCCGGCGCGGACAACGCCGGAAACAGTTTGCGGAATGTCTCCAGGCCGTGTGCGATTAATTCGCCGGCGGATGAGAATCGTTTAATTTTCATGCTGATGGTGGAAGAAATTATGAATGCCGTGCTTAATATCTTCGGTGATCATGTAGAGCGCCGGTACGAGCACGAGCGTAATGGTGGTTGAAAAGAGCAGGCCGAAGCCGAGTGAAATGGCCATCGGGATGAGATAGCGCGCCTGCCGCGAGGTTTCAAAGATCATCGGCGCGAGTCCGGCGAACGTGGTTAATGTGGTGAGCATGATCGGACGAAACCGCTGAATGCCGGCGGAGACTACAGCATCATGCGCATTGTCGTGAGTTTTCCGGCGCGCGTTGGCAAAATCAATCAGGACCAGCGCGCCGTTGACGACAACACCGGCGAGCGCGAGCATGCCGACCAGCCCGTTCATCGTCATCGAATAGCCCATAATAACATGACCGAGCACCGCACCGATGGCGCCGAACGGAATACTGACCATAACGATCAGCGGCTGCGAGTAGCTTTTAAACGGAATCGCGAGCAGCGCATAAATTGCGATCAGAACCAGCGGCAGGGTCACACGCAAACTGGCCAGGCTATCGCGGCTTTCTTTCTGCAATCCCTCATAGCTGTAAGAAAGTCCGGGATAGTTACGCATAAGTTTCGGCAGAGCGGTGTTATCGAGCAGCGCCATGACTTCGCCGGTGCGGGAACGCGGCCGGACATCGGCGCGGATGGTTTGCGTGCGCAATCCGTCGCGGCGCCGGATCGAGGTGTAGGAGTAGCCTTTTTCGATGTCGACCACTTCAAGCAATGGAACCTCGCCGCCGTCGGGCGTGCGCAAAATAAAGTTTTCGAGATTGTACATGCGCCGGCGCTCTTCCGCCGGATAACGGACTTTCACTTTCACTTCATTACGTCCGCGCTGCTGCCGCAGCACTTCGGTGCCTTCAAACGCGGAACGGATCTGGCGTCCGACATCTTCGGCAGTGAGTCCGAGACTGGCGGCTTCGGCGCGCATCGTGAAGTCAAACTGCGGTTTGCCCTGCAGAACGCCGTCATCGATATCGGTGACGCGCGGAAACTCGCCCAGTTCCACCGCGAGCTCCTGCGCGGCGGTTTCAAGGGTATCAACGTCTTCGTGCCGGAGTTCCACCGTCAGCGCATAACCGGCGCCGGGACCGCCGCCGGAGTCGGCAGAAAAACGGGCGGAGCGCATACCGGGAATCGGCCCGACTTTTGCGCGCCAGCACGCTGCAAATTCGGTGGTGCTCATAATTTTATCACGCACTTCGGCATCCGCGAGATATGCGCGAACATTGACCTGATGCGAACCGCCGCGGCCGACATCCGAAAAAATTCCTTCGCACAGTTCGGGATGTCCCGATTCTTCAACCAGCTCCTGTGCCGCGCGGACAATCCGCTGGGCAATCGCCGCCGTTTTTTCCACCGGCGTGCCGTACGGCATAACGAGAGAAACCTGTGCGAAATCGCTTTCGATCGTGGCGAAAAGCTGATACCCGAGGCGTCCGCTGGCCCAGTAGCCGGAGACGGTCAGCAGCAGCATGACCGAAAATGCGACCACGAGGTAACGGTGTTTTAAACAGAAATTAAGGAACGGCCCGTATTTATTTTTAACCCACCGCTCAAACCATCCGCTGAATTTCTGCTGCTTCCGGTGGATCCACGCATTTAGACCGCGTTTCTCGCCGCGCAGACGGCCGTGCGACAGGTGCGCCGGCAGAATGAAAATGCATTCAATCCACGAAAAGATGAAGACAAAAATAACAATGAGCGGCAGCGGTCCCATATTGCGGCGCATCATACCCGGCAGCACGAGCAGCGGCATGAAGGCCACAATGTTGGTGAGAATACTGTAGGCTACCGGCGTAGCCACTTCTCGGGTGCCTTTGACGGCCGCATCAACCGGCGGCATACCGTTCTGCTGATAATAATAATAGTTTTCGCCGACAACGATGGCATTATCCACAACCATTCCGAGCGCGAGAATAAATGCGAACATGGTGGTCATATTGATGGACAGATCGCACAGCGGCATGAGAATGACGGAGCCGAGAAATGAAACCGGAATGGCCATCATCACCCAGAACGCAATGCGGATCTCGAGAAAGATGCCGAGAAAAAGAACAACAAGCAGCAGCCCCATATAGCCGTTGTTCAGCAAAAGTGCGGCGCGCTGAAAGAACATTTTGGTACGATCGTTTAAAACGGCAAT
Proteins encoded in this window:
- a CDS encoding ComEC/Rec2 family competence protein; protein product: MQPVRRPLMGIALSIAAGLWLEQVFQIHPLLLLAAGFFLLMGCFWETDATSSSRLRSAPSVFIYLTFSILAAAVIGIRTEFKPAALLHAETAASRQHIRGIIMDDPADMDGQTVFRLRVSAVNFTGEWLKENSAVQIYLSRPAQAPAYGEEWEFAGSYTAYPKTFSGLSGYFSASDAMCLAAAKNRFLARCYSARRAAAKIIAAEMEGAQENLRLLEALLLGLRRSLPDSLYRAFSYTGMFHIFAISGLHVGVMAAILAGALKTAGISRRWWGVFLIPALFIYVASTGMKASALRAFTMASIYFLALLFGRRPDVPSALAAAAIILLVIGPEQISDPGFLLSFIVVCGLVMVHSFVMRRIRPHWTAAFKTSGARMFKAAGLLLLTSIAAWIFSMPLSARYFNTVSPAAIAGNLGVIPLTFVIVLTGCFSLLTGIIFPPAALMFNHANRIFTSVLIAGTQWLAAVPGERFFVQTPPALSVILWYAGFSSLFTGPVRLRKISIALIGCSVLLWPAINYAPAKQIELHRPVDSAIAIRTPDRGWILATAGSRFQTARTVRFLQQHGVNHLDELIITHRNAAPEAAEQLQEIFRPRSVTRGTGIKLVRE
- a CDS encoding DNA recombination protein RmuC gives rise to the protein MLILIQLAGALRSTARQDAQIDMLTKNLTSLTDQVEARGRKSEEAVQTQMEKLIERLITIDKAQAKIAELSGSVVSLQEVLADKRSRGAFGEVQLNALISNILPPNSYAFQYTFPNGVRADCVLILPPPTGTVCIDSKFPLENFQKMTDISQPESERRAAETQFKADIRKHIKDIAGKYIIPGATADGAMMFIPAEAVFAEIHAHHPDLVQEAQRARVWMASPTTMMAVLTTANAVLKDEKTRKQVHIIQEHLNMLAKDFSRFQTRMDSLAKRIDLANTEVSQVQTSARKITSRFSRIEKVDLSGERETLPADGDEISDQPEDGE
- a CDS encoding 6-phosphogluconolactonase, which produces MKIKRFSSAGELIAHGLETFRKLFPALSAPDGLMLSGGETPLELYRRFAGEKICTQGTLFLSDERYVPVSDPQNNYGVIAPFFGASHIVRVRTELPIDAAAKTFENNLRRIQHIPFGLLGLGTDGHTASLFNLNDAALRDERLAIPVIKLKKPDRISVTPALLFRIKKIVILATGQAKQPVIEKLLKTPETIPAGVALAGHPDVEIWTDNMK
- a CDS encoding efflux RND transporter permease subunit, which produces MRIRGPIAWMANNPVAANLLMLTCLVGGLIVFFQVTQEVFPYAEEDIVTVSVRYPGATPAEVEQGICLAVEEAVRGIEGVKEVIATANEGSASISAEILDGSDRMKVYQDIKSEIDRITTFPLDAEEPQVSLQVRRRGTMDLVLTGDIPEVSLRMLAEQVRDRLLQNPYITQIDLAGTRNFEISIEVSQENLRRYGLTHRSIASQLSNEAVELSGGGIKTDSGETLLRMKERKNFGYEFEQVPVVTSEDGTRILLGEIATVIDGFEDSDRFAYYNGRRAVMLEVYRVGDQTPAQISGAVAEMLPQIRAELPDGVEIAVLNDRTKMFFQRAALLLNNGYMGLLLVVLFLGIFLEIRIAFWVMMAIPVSFLGSVILMPLCDLSINMTTMFAFILALGMVVDNAIVVGENYYYYQQNGMPPVDAAVKGTREVATPVAYSILTNIVAFMPLLVLPGMMRRNMGPLPLIVIFVFIFSWIECIFILPAHLSHGRLRGEKRGLNAWIHRKQQKFSGWFERWVKNKYGPFLNFCLKHRYLVVAFSVMLLLTVSGYWASGRLGYQLFATIESDFAQVSLVMPYGTPVEKTAAIAQRIVRAAQELVEESGHPELCEGIFSDVGRGGSHQVNVRAYLADAEVRDKIMSTTEFAACWRAKVGPIPGMRSARFSADSGGGPGAGYALTVELRHEDVDTLETAAQELAVELGEFPRVTDIDDGVLQGKPQFDFTMRAEAASLGLTAEDVGRQIRSAFEGTEVLRQQRGRNEVKVKVRYPAEERRRMYNLENFILRTPDGGEVPLLEVVDIEKGYSYTSIRRRDGLRTQTIRADVRPRSRTGEVMALLDNTALPKLMRNYPGLSYSYEGLQKESRDSLASLRVTLPLVLIAIYALLAIPFKSYSQPLIVMVSIPFGAIGAVLGHVIMGYSMTMNGLVGMLALAGVVVNGALVLIDFANARRKTHDNAHDAVVSAGIQRFRPIMLTTLTTFAGLAPMIFETSRQARYLIPMAISLGFGLLFSTTITLVLVPALYMITEDIKHGIHNFFHHQHEN